The following proteins are encoded in a genomic region of Danio rerio strain Tuebingen ecotype United States chromosome 16, GRCz12tu, whole genome shotgun sequence:
- the rpz4 gene encoding rapunzel 4 isoform X1: protein MAAQLQKLVAQKKDVVENVMEVFEQGAEVVASIAGDLFPVFSIAAPIVRLALDNVESKEAEYMKEQFQKVRDRLEVVSEEVQQINQEIKKSGVDATYFTVEENLTNQFRKFMDVLNAKPKFREVRKKTFLDHFNRTGGDKNLHTLYSAVTGDNFSGESVLEITLNYEQKSRRAVEEYCATLKKLFCVGLIALLGHAALKGDDEEEKLLQEWSEKMKVVQSKMIVVIEDCINSFPTQSELDAKRIVRDQSDKSNQQLADMLVEHLKKKYDWVCWSVRIFNSPTGLFTNKKDFQGLTGKSRFQVPTSDDKLNVVVSYSASPEPVDKARIQSLVLEQKKLPMTQLAELLFDTIPVCVVHTIKTSCKDLGYSTSFSEELHFFEEYKNFCVFLHSA from the coding sequence ATGGCCGCACAGCTGCAGAAACTGGTTGCACAGAAAAAGGATGTTGTGGAGAACGTCATGGAAGTGTTTGAGCAGGGTGCAGAAGTGGTGGCCAGTATCGCTGGAGATCTCTTCCCAGTGTTCTCCATTGCGGCTCCGATCGTAAGGCTGGCGCTGGACAACGTCGAAAGCAAAGAAGCCGAATACATGAAGGAGCAGTTCCAGAAAGTGAGAGACCGCCTTGAAGTTGTTTCAGAAGAAGTCCAGCAGATAAACCAGGAGATCAAGAAAAGCGGAGTCGATGCCACCTACTTCACCGTGGAGGAGAATCTGACCAACCAGTTCCGCAAGTTCATGGACGTCCTGAACGCCAAACCCAAATTCAGAGAGGTCAGGAAGAAGACGTTCTTGGACCACTTCAACCGGACAGGCGGCGATAAAAACCTGCACACTCTTTATAGCGCAGTAACCGGAGATAACTTCTCAGGGGAGTCCGTGCTGGAGATCACTCTGAATTACGAGCAGAAGAGCCGAAGGGCGGTGGAGGAGTATTGCGCCACGCTCAAGAAATTATTCTGTGTCGGTTTGATCGCTCTACTGGGACACGCTGCACTAAAAGGCGACGACGAGGAGGAGAAGTTGCTTCAAGAGTGGAGCGAAAAGATGAAAGTAGTCCAGTCGAAAATGATCGTCGTGATTGAAGACTGCATTAATAGCTTTCCTACGCAATCTGAGCTGGACGCCAAACGCATAGTGAGAGACCAAAGCGACAAAAGCAACCAGCAACTGGCCGACATGCTGGTAGAGCACCTAAAAAAGAAGTACGACTGGGTTTGCTGGTCGGTCCGCATCTTTAACTCACCCACTGGATTGTTCACCAACAAGAAAGACTTCCAGGGTTTGACAGGAAAGAGCCGCTTTCAGGTGCCGACGTCTGATGACAAACTCAACGTTGTGGTTTCTTACAGCGCCTCGCCTGAGCCTGTCGATAAAGCCCGGATACAGAGTCTGGTTTTGGAGCAGAAGAAGCTTCCGATGACGCAGTTGGCTGAACTTCTGTTTGACACAATTCCCGTCTGTGTGGTTCACACAATCAAGACCTCATGTAAAGATTTGGGTTATTCCACCAGCTTCTCTGAAGAGCTGCACTTCTTTGAGGAGTATAAGAacttctgtgtgtttcttcattcTGCTTAA
- the rpz4 gene encoding rapunzel 4 (The RefSeq protein has 1 substitution compared to this genomic sequence): MAAQLQKLVAQKKDVVENVMEVFEQGAEVVASIAGDLFPVFSIAAPIVRLALDNVESKEAEYMKEQFQKVRDRLEVVSEEVQQINQEIKKSGVDATYFTVEENLTNQFRKFMDVLNAKPKFREVRKKTFLDHFNRTGGDKNLHTLYSAVTGDNFSGESVLEITLNYEQKSRRAVEEYCATLKKLFCVGLIALLGHAALKGDDEEEKLLQEWSEKMKVVQSKMIVVIEDCINSFPTQSELDAKRIVRDQSDKSNQQLADMLVEHLKKKYDWVCWSVRIFNSPTGLFTNKKDFQGLTGKSRFQVPTSDDKLNVVVSYSASPEPVDKARIQSLVLEQKKLPMTQLAELLFETIPVCVVHTIKTSCKDLGYSTSFSEELHFFEEYKNFCVFLHSA, encoded by the coding sequence ATGGCCGCACAGCTGCAGAAACTGGTTGCACAGAAAAAGGATGTTGTGGAGAACGTCATGGAAGTGTTTGAGCAGGGTGCAGAAGTGGTGGCCAGTATCGCTGGAGATCTCTTCCCAGTGTTCTCCATTGCGGCTCCGATCGTAAGGCTGGCGCTGGACAACGTCGAAAGCAAAGAAGCCGAATACATGAAGGAGCAGTTCCAGAAAGTGAGAGACCGCCTTGAAGTTGTTTCAGAAGAAGTCCAGCAGATAAACCAGGAGATCAAGAAAAGCGGAGTCGATGCCACCTACTTCACCGTGGAGGAGAATCTGACCAACCAGTTCCGCAAGTTCATGGACGTCCTGAACGCCAAACCCAAATTCAGAGAGGTCAGGAAGAAGACGTTCTTGGACCACTTCAACCGGACAGGCGGCGATAAAAACCTGCACACTCTTTATAGCGCAGTAACCGGAGATAACTTCTCAGGGGAGTCCGTGCTGGAGATCACTCTGAATTACGAGCAGAAGAGCCGAAGGGCGGTGGAGGAGTATTGCGCCACGCTCAAGAAATTATTCTGTGTCGGTTTGATCGCTCTACTGGGACACGCTGCACTAAAAGGCGACGACGAGGAGGAGAAGTTGCTTCAAGAGTGGAGCGAAAAGATGAAAGTAGTCCAGTCGAAAATGATCGTCGTGATTGAAGACTGCATTAATAGCTTTCCTACGCAATCTGAGCTGGACGCCAAACGCATAGTGAGAGACCAAAGCGACAAAAGCAACCAGCAACTGGCCGACATGCTGGTAGAGCACCTAAAAAAGAAGTACGACTGGGTTTGCTGGTCGGTCCGCATCTTTAACTCACCCACTGGATTGTTCACCAACAAGAAAGACTTCCAGGGTTTGACAGGAAAGAGCCGCTTTCAGGTGCCGACGTCTGATGACAAACTCAACGTTGTGGTTTCTTACAGCGCCTCGCCTGAGCCTGTCGATAAAGCCCGGATACAGAGTCTGGTTTTGGAGCAGAAGAAGCTTCCGATGACGCAGTTGGCTGAACTTCTGTTTGACACAATTCCCGTCTGTGTGGTTCACACAATCAAGACCTCATGTAAAGATTTGGGTTATTCCACCAGCTTCTCTGAAGAGCTGCACTTCTTTGAGGAGTATAAGAacttctgtgtgtttcttcattcTGCTTAA
- the rpz5 gene encoding rapunzel 5 (The RefSeq protein has 1 substitution compared to this genomic sequence), which translates to MNRVEEWVLENKDKIEKGVEIMGQGCEVLAATVGQFHPILEAVFMTSAELLGNPEGKEAKFLAEQFEKINQKLEGIQDEIEQIALELQRTSMNKQNIDREAKIMSQYEKFQDFVNAKPKFREKKKEKFITQYENTGGEINIDSLYNAVTGENISGDAMLDTVVTTDERSRKPVEEFCARLKKLFVMGIIAVMGHAALKEGAVGEAMVKKWQDRMEDVEKRMKAAVDDCIENFPLQAKTDVERQLLERQANVNPEFTGFILDILEKKYYWVSWSVRVFNHSGIFFWNWLAGKKYHGSGGGGNFFDLLTPNNVRIVVSFSADPKPINKSEIVDQIEMQKLKGNMQSVAQTLWKTLPNTVVHAISCYKKVEEKNNFQPECFYFARHKKAYLCIHSE; encoded by the coding sequence ATGAATCGGGTGGAAGAATGGGTTTTGGAGAACAAGGACAAGATCGAAAAAGGAGTGGAAATCATGGGGCAAGGCTGCGAGGTTTTAGCAGCCACTGTTGGACAGTTTCACCCCATCCTTGAAGCGGTGTTTATGACTTCCGCGGAGCTTCTGGGGAACCCAGAAGGCAAAGAGGCCAAGTTCCTCGCAGAACAATTTGAAAAGATCAACCAAAAACTGGAAGGGATTCAAGACGAAATCGAACAAATTGCTTTGGAGTTGCAGAGGACATCCATGAACAAGCAGAATATTGACCGTGAGGCTAAGATTATGAGCCAGTATGAGAAGTTTCAAGACTTTGTCAATGCCAAACCCAAGTTCAAGGAGAAGAAGAAGGAGAAGTTCATAACCCAATACGAGAACACTGGTGGTGAAATAAACATTGATTCCTTGTACAATGCTGTAACTGGTGAAAACATCTCTGGGGATGCCATGCTGGACACAGTGGTGACCACGGACGAAAGGAGCAGGAAGCCAGTAGAGGAGTTCTGTGCCAGGCTAAAGAAGCTATTCGTCATGGGAATTATAGCAGTTATGGGTCACGCCGCCCTTAAGGAGGGAGCGGTAGGCGAGGCCATGGTGAAAAAATGGCAGGATCGCATGGAAGACGTTGAAAAGCGAATGAAAGCGGCGGTGGATGACTGCATTGAGAATTTCCCCTTGCAGGCCAAGACCGATGTTGAGCGGCAACTGTTGGAGCGACAAGCCAACGTCAACCCAGAGTTCACCGGATTTATACTGGATATCCTCGAGAAGAAATATTACTGGGTTTCCTGGTCAGTTCGGGTCTTCAACCACAGCGGTATATTCTTCTGGAATTGGCTAGCTGGCAAGAAGTACCACGGAAGCGGTGGAGGTGGCAACTTTTTTGACCTCCTGACCCCAAACAACGTCAGAATCGTGGTGTCTTTCAGCGCTGACCCGAAACCGATTAACAAGAGCGAGATTGTAGATCAGATAGAGATGCAGAAGCTGAAGGGCAACATGCAGTCTGTGGCTCAGACGCTGTGGAAGACTCTTCCCAACACTGTGGTCCATGCTATCAGCTGCTATAAGAAAGTAGAAGAGAAAAACAACTTCCAGCCGGAGTGTTTCTACTTCGCGAGGCACAAGAAGGCATACCTGTGCATTCACTCTGAATAG
- the rpz5 gene encoding rapunzel 5 isoform X1: protein MNRVEEWVLENKDKIEKGVEIMGQGCEVLAATVGQFHPILEAVFMTSAELLGNPEGKEAKFLAEQFEKINQKLEGIQDEIEQIALELQRTSMNKQNIDREAKIMSQYEKFQDFVNAKPKFKEKKKEKFITQYENTGGEINIDSLYNAVTGENISGDAMLDTVVTTDERSRKPVEEFCARLKKLFVMGIIAVMGHAALKEGAVGEAMVKKWQDRMEDVEKRMKAAVDDCIENFPLQAKTDVERQLLERQANVNPEFTGFILDILEKKYYWVSWSVRVFNHSGIFFWNWLAGKKYHGSGGGGNFFDLLTPNNVRIVVSFSADPKPINKSEIVDQIEMQKLKGNMQSVAQTLWKTLPNTVVHAISCYKKVEEKNNFQPECFYFARHKKAYLCIHSE, encoded by the coding sequence ATGAATCGGGTGGAAGAATGGGTTTTGGAGAACAAGGACAAGATCGAAAAAGGAGTGGAAATCATGGGGCAAGGCTGCGAGGTTTTAGCAGCCACTGTTGGACAGTTTCACCCCATCCTTGAAGCGGTGTTTATGACTTCCGCGGAGCTTCTGGGGAACCCAGAAGGCAAAGAGGCCAAGTTCCTCGCAGAACAATTTGAAAAGATCAACCAAAAACTGGAAGGGATTCAAGACGAAATCGAACAAATTGCTTTGGAGTTGCAGAGGACATCCATGAACAAGCAGAATATTGACCGTGAGGCTAAGATTATGAGCCAGTATGAGAAGTTTCAAGACTTTGTCAATGCCAAACCCAAGTTCAAGGAGAAGAAGAAGGAGAAGTTCATAACCCAATACGAGAACACTGGTGGTGAAATAAACATTGATTCCTTGTACAATGCTGTAACTGGTGAAAACATCTCTGGGGATGCCATGCTGGACACAGTGGTGACCACGGACGAAAGGAGCAGGAAGCCAGTAGAGGAGTTCTGTGCCAGGCTAAAGAAGCTATTCGTCATGGGAATTATAGCAGTTATGGGTCACGCCGCCCTTAAGGAGGGAGCGGTAGGCGAGGCCATGGTGAAAAAATGGCAGGATCGCATGGAAGACGTTGAAAAGCGAATGAAAGCGGCGGTGGATGACTGCATTGAGAATTTCCCCTTGCAGGCCAAGACCGATGTTGAGCGGCAACTGTTGGAGCGACAAGCCAACGTCAACCCAGAGTTCACCGGATTTATACTGGATATCCTCGAGAAGAAATATTACTGGGTTTCCTGGTCAGTTCGGGTCTTCAACCACAGCGGTATATTCTTCTGGAATTGGCTAGCTGGCAAGAAGTACCACGGAAGCGGTGGAGGTGGCAACTTTTTTGACCTCCTGACCCCAAACAACGTCAGAATCGTGGTGTCTTTCAGCGCTGACCCGAAACCGATTAACAAGAGCGAGATTGTAGATCAGATAGAGATGCAGAAGCTGAAGGGCAACATGCAGTCTGTGGCTCAGACGCTGTGGAAGACTCTTCCCAACACTGTGGTCCATGCTATCAGCTGCTATAAGAAAGTAGAAGAGAAAAACAACTTCCAGCCGGAGTGTTTCTACTTCGCGAGGCACAAGAAGGCATACCTGTGCATTCACTCTGAATAG